Sequence from the Castanea sativa cultivar Marrone di Chiusa Pesio chromosome 12, ASM4071231v1 genome:
AAAATGGGTACCAACAAAAGGAAGAGAATGGGGATGAGCCTGTTGGTGAGAACAATGAGGAACCTAATGTGGAGGGTTTGCAGTCAGAGGATGCCCAACCTCTTGCTGAGGAAGTTCGGCAAACAGTGGCTGATGGTGAGGAAGCACCCTCTGTGGAAAATCCCGAGATGGGTGATGCCCAACAACCATCTGTTGAGGATTCTGTGACGGAAAATGCTCAAGACCCATCTAAAGTGCAGAATCAGGAACCATTTACTGAGGGTGCTGATACTACATCACGCAAAATGGAGGTGCCTAATAATAAGGTGTGTTGACTAATCATGCATCTTCTGAAAGATAGCCCTCCAAAGAGTTGAATAAGTTTATGACTGATAGATTGTATTATGCATGCTGGTGCAGGTTGGAGTTCTTATTGGAAAGGCCGGGGATACTATTCGTTACTTGCAGTACAATTCAGGGGCAAAAATTCAAATCACAAGGGATGCTGATGCTGATCCACAATCTGCAACAAGGCCTGTGGAAATAATAGGAACTTTGGATAGTATAACTAAGGCTGAGAAGCTTATAAATGCTGTCATTGCAGAGGTTTCCTACTGtctgaattttagttttattttccCACTGTTACTCCTTTTTCATCTCACAATGTGCAatgttttggtattttggttGTTTCTTTTGGTGATTGCTTGATTTGGATGTGTTTTTCTGCAGGCTGATGCAGGGGGTTCTCCTTCCCTTATAGCCAGGGGCCTCACTACTGCACAGGCTGCTGCAGCATCTGAACAAGTACAGATACAAGTTCCAAACGAGAAGGTTGACAGTTAGTCTTTTGATGACTAatgtattaattaatttgaaccATTATTTATGTAAGCCACAAGCTTTCTTGGTACAGGTTGGCTTAATAATAGGCAGGGGTGGAGAGACTATTAAAGGTCTGCAGACCAGAACAGGAGCACGCATCCAGGTAGTTGTAGACTAAATGGGGGTGTGAcctatttctttattttgttgaagTTTTGTGATGCGACATGTGTGCTGATGgtatttttctgttttctcCCTTTAGTTGATACCTCAACATCTTCCAGAAGGAGACGAATCTAAAGAAAGAACCGTACGAGTGACTGGTGACAAGAAGCAAATTGAAATGGCTAGAGAGTTGATAAAGGAAGTTATGAGTCAGGTTTGTTTTTTACCTTATGCTTTTCTCTAGGGAAAGAAATGCAGTTAAATTGTGTTATGATTCTATAATTGTTGTCACTGATATTGGTTGTTCTGCTCAACAATTACCTGTGTAAATTGTCCTTCACATCTCCTTTTACTGAAATCTCTGGGCAAGCcgatgtaagaaaaaaaagtataaacattttggaaaatgtagtaataGTATTCGCATGTATTGAGGGCGATTATGCTGGTCATTTTCTAACAATCAGTATTGCTATGTATATAAATTGTAATACTACTTCAAAGGCTGACAAGTGGAGTAGCTGGGATAGTTACTTGACTTTTATGCAGAAAGCTGCTACATATTAAGCCTGCATAGTTGTACGAGAAGAATTTTGCACGTTAAGTTCTATTGATGTTTCGGTTAATCTTATATTATTACTTCTAAGTAGTTGACGATGGGAAGAATTAAATGATTATGGTGgtgctgttgttgttgtcatcTACCTCTGTTGTCctgtttttcttttgaatagGATCTAGTAACTATCAATAGTGCCTGTTCATGCCTTGTTTAGGTTAGTGCGGATGTGTTCTTCTCACTGGACTGCTTGAGCAGCATTTCTGTATCTTCAAATCTGGCAAAGCAACATATACTGTGGTCTTGACATGATTATCTGTCCAAACAACTGAATTTGCATGTCTGTGTCACCTTTTCATTTATTTAGGCTAGAATTGTTTGATAATCTTGCCATGGGAGTGAGAGATTGATCACTTGAATAGTTCATAAGAGTTTGCGATATTGATGAATGATCCATGCCAAGGTCACTTGAATGCTGTTAGGAAGATCATATATTCAATCCAAGATGTCGGTTGCCATGATTTATTTATCTTGAAGGTGCCGATTTCGAATTGGTTGGCTTTAAAAATGCAGATTTGGCCATTGCCTTTTCCATGGGGTCGGCATTGCTTTCGTGGTGTAGCAATAGACAACCACTCTTCACTCTCAACCATGAAAGAAAGGTATCAGGCATTAAATCTCAAGATTCCAGGATGTTAATAGTTGGTAAGACTGCTTTGAgacttgaaagttaaaaaaaatcataatgcagtaaaactatattatattaacctTAGTGCTCATTAGTGAGACCCATGTTCTATGCATGAGATGTGTTGGAAGAAAGCAGCATGTTTGGTGAAGTCATAATGATTAAAAATGCGTGTGGGAGAGTACCTCAGAACTTGTGTCTAATTCTATGTTTGAAGAATATGGTACATGTCATTTGATATTACATGAAGCTGCAGTGTAAATGCTAAAAGCATGGCCATTATGTTACGTATAAGACCTGAGCTGAATTAATGTTGAACATCTAGGATATATGTGTgaatgttatttaattataattgtcTGGGAGACCTTGCATCTAACCAGTGATGTATCTGTGTTGAGAAACTTGGAATTTTGAAGGTGCATTAATTGCTAATGTCTTGTCCTTTTGAACATTTGATTAAGTTATGAATGTTATGATCATGATTTCtgtttattattatcaaatttgaGATGTCATCTGAATGACTTGGTGTTTTGTACTAGTTGCATAGTAATAGAAGTATCTTGTTTTTTCATATGTGCCCTTTTATTTCATGTAATCATTCTAGTATTCACCTTAATGATGTGATGGAGAGCGAAATGGTGtgatgtttttagtttttggagTATTATTATACCATTTAGGAAACTAGAATTAGGTTATGGAATATGATTATACCATTTAGGACGCTAGAATTATGCAAGATGGGAAAGTATACTTGGATTGTTTTACAAATTTGTTGATCCTTAAGAGAAAGCAACACAGAACATTCAAAACTTGTGGAGTACACTTTGATATCGTTGTTGACAATACACTTTAATATGTTCAGGTATAGTTGATAATAGTTATTGTTTCATAAAAACTACTctttcccccctcccccctgTAAACTTCTATGGACGTTCTCTTCCCATTAAACCATGGCCATGATGTCATCCTCAGTCACTCTCCAGATGAAGGTAAATATATTTACCCTCTCGTATTAGCATATATATGTTAGACTAATAGCAATTTAAATCACTCTTTAACCGGGAATGATCCTTGAATGGATGGACAAAGGAggtaaaatgaagaataagatTAAACATATAAAGAATTGGTAGTTGttgcttgatttttatttagaagCATGATGATTCTTTTCAGGACCAAGTTAGCATTGGCTATTGATGTataatttttgcatattttgaaaaaccgGATTAtggttttgcttttgctttttagATGTGTGACCAAACCAGCCATTATGTCCTCAAAACATAGGAGTCTCATATTCATGGAGAGGTCCTGGCCTTGTACAATGAATAGAGGATTTCCATTGATGAGTGGGAGTGTTGATGGACTGATTAGTCTGGTTGATGAATGTCTATGGTCAGGTTTAAATCTAATGGATGCAAGCTTAAAATTGATTGAAGCAGAGCTCCTCCACCCCCCTTCcccccaactttttttttttcatgttctcTTCATGGTTGAAATGGAATAATTGTGATAGTTTTACTATtggtttttagaaaattttgaaatggtatGTTCTTTGTAGCATTGCAAAGTTTAAATTGTCTGGAAAATGTAAGatgttatttgttttgttatatgtttgtATCTTGTTCTTGGCCTACTGCATCTCttatatttgatttctttttataGTAATATTCATATATTCTGCAATGAACATGTGTCTTGCTTGCTATAGTACCTACTCTTTCGAAGTTGCTGTTGTAATTATAGTATTAGGAGTACAACTCATAGCAcagttttttccttttgttgttgTCTTTGCTCTCCTTTTTCTCTCATGTGATTTTGCCTTAATGACATGTgatgcatatatatatttattctcATTCAAACAAAATGATTCCAACGTCTTGAACAGGAGATGTGGTTACCAAGCTCAAGCAGCAGTTTTTCATTACCTTCTACCTTGTTAATGTTCTTAATTTAACTGTGAATGGattactaatattttatttctttatgtgATTGCTTGGAATAGCCTGTGAGGCCATCATCTTTCTCGGGTGGTTTCAATCAGCAGGCCTATCGGCCTCGTGGATCTACTGGACCACCGCAATGGGGTCCACGTGGTCCTCATCCTGCAGCATATGATTACCAGCATCGAGGACCATATCCAAGTCATAACCCACAGTATCCATCTCCAGGATATGGGGGTTATCATCAACAAGCCCCTCCAAGGGGCAACTACAGTGGTGGTTGGGAACAAAGGCCTAGCATGCAGGGTCCACCCTCACATACTGGTGGTTATGATTACTATGGGGGACAAGGAGGCCACATGTCTGATGCCCCCGCATCTGCCCAACATTCTGCTCCAATTCCTTCACATGGTCATGGCCCTTCCCATGCTGCTGCTATGGGTCCACCATCATCCCAGGCAAATTACAATTATGGACAACCACAGGGGCCAGATTATGGACATACAGCTCCTTATTCTCAGGCAGCACCTCACCAGCAGAGCTATGGCCATGGATATGATGAACCAAAATATGAAAGTCATGCTCCAACACAGCATCCCTATGGAGGACATGGAAGTGCTCAGCCAGTGTACTCACAGACTCAACCGGGTTATGCTGCACAGCAGTATGGTAAGCCACAGCCATACGGACAGGGACCACATCCCCAATCCTATGCCCCTCCTAGAGCTACTCAACCAGGGGAAATGCCTTACCAAGGTTCTGCTCCTGCTCAATCATATGGCCCGAATGCAACCCCTCAACAACCTTACCCATATCAATCCAGTGGGCAGATGCAGCAATCATATCCTCCATATGGTTCTGCACCTGCTGCGGATGCTTATAATCAGCCACCACCTGCATCTGGTCCTGTTTATCCACAGCAAGGAGGGCAGCCAGGTTATGGTCAGCCTGGTGCACAGCAGGCTCAAGGGTATGCGCAAGTGGGTCCTACTGGGGGTTATGGCCCATACGCAGCTTCACAACAAGGTTACCCAGAGCAGGCAGCTCCTAACAATGCAGCTTATGGTTACCAAGGACCACAAGATCCTGCTTACAGTGGTGCCCCTGCTTCAGCCTATAGTGCACCACCAAGCGGTCAGCCAGGTTATGCTCAACCAGCTCCAACTCAACAAGGTTATGACCAGTCTGTCCCACAATCAGGAGGTTATGGAAGTGCACCAGCAACTGCTCCGGTTGCTTATGGCAAAACTGTGTCACCTCAGCCTGGTTATGCTCAGTATGACTCAACTCAAATGTATGGCGCACCTCGTTGAAAATTTTTAGTCAGTGTTCTGTTGAGTTCAGCGTTTATTGTATTAGGTATTTTACTTAGTATTTTCTCGGTGTAATGTTGAGTTTAAGGCGGTTATTGTATTAGGTATTTTACCAAGTATTATAGCTTGATCATTTAGGTCTCTGTCTGTCGATGCAACTTCTGTCATTTGCTTTTTCTGATGTAGTGCTAATATTTGTGATTGAATATTATGAacattttaacaaaagaattaTGAAGATGACGTCTGGTAATGGCTTTTGCTATGGGatccaaaagaaaagaactgAAAAAATATGTATGAAGAAATTGCCAAAAGAATTTCGATGGACATTGATCAGGACATGCCTTGTCCATGTTCTATacaatatctaaaaattttgtaagttgAAGCAATAAACACACATTGTTACTAGGATCGTGTTAAGTTATATTAGAGGTCATGTCATTATTCTTCGTCTCTAATTTTATTACACTATTatgtatataaattattaatattgaaaCAGCTAAAATTACAATCATTAGTATTCACATCCATTACTATTATACTATACCTTTACTTGTATAGACAACACTATCGTTGGACGAGTTCTTCTAGAAATGAATAGATCAGTGTTATTAAACCTGGTCTGGTCTGGTCCGATCGGTTGAACCGATGACCTGGCGACCTAGTGCATTGACCAGGCTAGGTGATCAATTGGATTGGAAAAGTATGTGACCTGGTCAAAATCGGTACACCCCGGTGGGTTTTAAGCAACCCGTGTGATTCAATTGGGATTTATTAACCCGGCCGGATTTGTGAATTATGTCAAATTACATTAATAGATTcacttgattgatttttttattatttaaatgtgtGATAATatggtaatttatttatttatttttttaaaaaaaaactcccttaagaaaacctttaaaaatccaaaaaaaaaaaaaaaaaaaaaagcagcattGTTCTATGCGCCCTGCCCTGAAGATTTACACTCTGTAGTTTGTACGTGTACCATCATTATTCAATTTTCACAATTCTCAAAATCTACTGTTACTATGCGTAAGTTTTTTTATGCTTTGATGAAGTCTGAACAAATGTACTTGGCCAACAATTAGCATATAAGTATGACCATATAACTCTATGCCACCAactatcttcttttgtttgtataggtttttttttatactttatttcttgattgCTTTTAAGTTTAAGCAtctttggttaatttttttttttcttgtacagTGTGAGTGTGTTTTAGCTGACTTTAACTTCactgaaaaatataaattaatttgtttgtttcttctAATGCTATGGCTTATGAAATATTGATTTTCAATTACAATGGTGAGATTAATTTAGGCAtatgccttcttcttcttttttctttttctctttctaatttatatatttagttataatttctcaaacttaattttatatatatttaactttataaattcttttatttgACCCTTTGGTTCGACCGATGACCCATTAGTCAAACCAGTGATCCAGTAACCTAGCTCATAGACCGAGTCAACATTCGGTCTGAGTTTAGTAAAAAGGCAACACAGTTGGCTGCACTATAATGCTGAAACGGCTGGCAGCACCACAGAGTTGAGAATAAAAAGACTAAAAAGCCCCCACTTGTTCTCTAGCTAACAAATGAAGTTACAAGCAACAAAGTAATTTCTACCAAATATGTCAATAGAAAATTATAAAggaaaataccaaaaagtggGGAATAAGCATCGGCTAACTCTATGCCAGCAAAGACCTAAAGTGCTCCAAGCtccaacgtttttttttttttctcagctcGCATATATCTATAGGAGCAACAATGTAATTTTACCAATCTATTGAGTCTCTAccgttttaagttttttagtgTCACTTTACCAAACACAAGCAGCTCAACTATCCCTTTTTATATAGAGTATAGACACTTTTAACCTACCCATGTACTTAAGAGTGAAGATGGTAATTTAACTAAAAAGGCAACACAGCTAGCTGCACTATAAAGCTAAAACGGCTGGCAACACCACGGAGAATAAAAAGGCTAAAAAGCCCCCACTTTTTCTCTAGCTAACAAATGAAGTTACAAGCAACAAAGTAATTTCCACCGAATGtgtcaacaaaaaattatagagaAAAAGACTAAAAAGTGGGGATTAAGCATCAGCTAACTCTGTGCTGGCAAAGACCAAAAAGGGCTCCAAactcttaacattttttttctcagctCACATATATCTATAGGAGCAATAATGGAATTTTACTAATCTGTTGAGTCTCTACCGTTTTAAGTTTTTTGGTGTTGTTTTGCAAAACACAAGCAGctcaacttttcttttttttatatagagtaTAGATACAGGAGAGTATAATCATAATCATCTTACAACCTGCAATCTTGTTTTTGCTCATTCTAGTAGTAGCCATGATCAATTCTGTTCCCGTTCTGCTCTGGGATTGTTGTTGGGCGCATGATCTAAACTACGACAAGTGGAATGGTCTAATAGTTTTTCAGGCTGGCATATATGGCTTGCTAGAaatgcctttattttttgtCGATAAATTGTGTCCCTGAGGGATTGTATTAATTGGGCCCTATCCTTCAGAACAGCCAAAATATATGCTGGGTTCCTCCTGATATTTtcattaaacttaaaatttgatGGAAAGTAAAGTGTTTTAGGAAATCTGGGATGGGCTGGAGCAAGAAAGGTAGTTAGAGATAGGACGGATGGTAAATTGATAATAGGATTTTCTATGGAAATTAGTATTACCATAAATAATGCAATTGAACTATGTGCTGTTTGCCAAGGGATATCTTCTTGTTACAAATTGATAACAATGATTTATACTGGATCCTCAGATTCTTAGTTCAAAATGGTGGATGTATCCATATTTAAAGAGAAACTAATTGATTGGTTGACCATGCTGATCTCCAGCATAAGCAAGTTTTTGAGTAAGCTGCTTCATGTTAGTAAATTCAACCTGCATCTATTCATTGATGTGCAGACTTTCAGCACAATTCTGACAATCAAATAGAACATCATGATACCAGCTTTTACAGAGACATGTTCTGTCTGGTTATAAAGACTTTCTGCACAGAACACCTATCAAagtataaacaaaaattttagagCAAACCATAGtatgcattacatgcatcaacaAGTGGAGAAATTGCAGAAAATCACAGAAAGTAATATTCTCTTTATAAGTATATTAATTGTGCGACATTACATCTTTGTCAACTCTCTTCATCAATAAGAATGGTTGACCCATTCCCAATTCCAAGGTCCATCAAAGATTCCATTTCATCGTCAAGCAATATCGGTAAAGGAGAACCCTGAAAATTCAGGAACACAACTTATTAGCAAGAGACATTAGTTGCTGATGTACAAAATTCTCTTGGTTCTTATGCTTTTGAAGCACAGGAGGCAGTGAACAAcatgaaattttaattagattGATGGTAGGTTGCTATACAttcatacatacacacacacatatatagtcaaaattgagacaaaatttaattaaattctaaattggagtctaattttggccacatgtctcatctaatttttaaatttgtgtgtcaagtgaattattagatgcaaaaatcaaagagtctaaattcaattagattctaagttgaattttaattggagtttaATTTTACGCCATGTATCCttctaatattttaatttttgtaacaaGTGAATTATTTCGTACAAAAACCGAATAgtctaaatccaattagattctaaatcatatatatatatatatatatatatatatatatatatatatataaaattgtgattgttttaaaatttacatgTGTATATACACAGGGTTACACACTACTTTTATTAAATGaatgtatcaatttttaaacacaaaatagaaaaataattaggaaattGATTTCTTACCTTGTTGACATGACACTAATTATATCCATTACCATGTTAGTTTACaagatttttataatataattggtAATAACTTttacttcttaaaaaaagataatgtaaaaaattgacatttggctttttttttttttaattttcattttaaaattaggtAAATGGTATGTTTTTCAGATGATATTCATGAGAACTTTAACTAAAAAGTCAAGACTTAGACCTcatttggttgccaagaaagcaaaggaaaagaaaagaaaagaaattttcaatttcttccaATAAAATGACATCTCATTTACTTATGGAGAtgcaattaatatattttcaaatattttattttattttctaattttagacACGTGATAATTCAAAGGATAGCTTAGATagcttaaaaatattattttgttattaatctTAGATACATCAATTCTTTTTATGTACCGCTTAATAATAAGgattattttgacacaataccaaaatttagaaacaaaattgacaCGTTTAAGATGTCAAAAACCATTTTGATACATAGTACAAGTGTTAAAGACTAAAACGGTAATTAAACAtgtttttacatatttttattaaagattaaattctataaggatgtGGTTTAAAACCTAAGTTTTTAATAGAAAACTAAAAAGTGAAAATGCTTGGGACCATTACAACACATATTAATATagaaaaacttaataaaataggtaaaaaaaagctaaatgcaAAGTTAGAGCGCCACTTGGCAAGACCTCATACACTACCatatgaggtctctgcttttatatatatattgagttgAATAagaatccaaatccaaaatgtAACTTCTCAATATATGGTGTAGAGTTATTATCAATGAATTTCAAAAAGCAAAAGACGGAAGGGACAAACCTCTTCTTGAAGAAACAATTTAGGCTTGATAGACTTCAACTTGAAAAAGCTTTCAGATAGACTCTTTAGCTTACCAACCTAAAgtaaatgaaatcattttaatgTAAAATCCTAAAATTCATCCAACCAGACACAATTCAGATAAAGGTTGGAATTTAACCGTGGTGGTTGCTGGCAATTTCTTAGTCAATGGAGGCTTCTCGCCCATAGTTGCTCCCACACATTTCAAAGTGATAGCTACATGAATATGTATAGACCAAATGATTATAGATATTGTAAGAGCAAAAGAGACACTCATATCAGAATGTTGGATCCATACACAATAGTCCTGAAGCCATTTTTTGTAGGCTTGCTCCTCCAACGGATGGCCTTTCATCCTCAAttccatgaaaatttttaagCTCAGCAAACCTGTAATTTTAGAGCGAGAAGTCCATATCATGAAAGTTTACAATGCcgaaacaaaatcaattttttgtaagccCATGTGAAATCATATTAGGAAATAATAGTCCATAAGGTGACAATTCCCTGGAATTTACATCAAGATTGGTGTTCTATTCTATTAAATCTACCCATAGTTGCTATCCTTGGAATAAGACATGGCAACAGAGTCTGAACTTTTCCTAAACCATCTGAATTACTTTGTTTAGTTATTTGTGTTTCAAGGAGGAACACTAAGCAGTTAGTTAGACTTGTAACAGAATGGTTTTTTATTG
This genomic interval carries:
- the LOC142618755 gene encoding uncharacterized protein LOC142618755 isoform X2; amino-acid sequence: MAEEGFVVVGGSEAEEVVVAADPNPNSQPDHHKRKLEDLELGAPEHGHIADLNADPEEVPADGGGDGDGDDDDDEDDDGADVAEHVKRQRLDEKSDGSANENGYQQKEENGDEPVGENNEEPNVEGLQSEDAQPLAEEVRQTVADGEEAPSVENPEMGDAQQPSVEDSVTENAQDPSKVQNQEPFTEGADTTSRKMEVPNNKVGVLIGKAGDTIRYLQYNSGAKIQITRDADADPQSATRPVEIIGTLDSITKAEKLINAVIAEADAGGSPSLIARGLTTAQAAAASEQVQIQVPNEKVGLIIGRGGETIKGLQTRTGARIQLIPQHLPEGDESKERTVRVTGDKKQIEMARELIKEVMSQPVRPSSFSGGFNQQAYRPRGSTGPPQWGPRGPHPAAYDYQHRGPYPSHNPQYPSPGYGGYHQQAPPRGNYSGGWEQRPSMQGPPSHTGGYDYYGGQGGHMSDAPASAQHSAPIPSHGHGPSHAAAMGPPSSQANYNYGQPQGPDYGHTAPYSQAAPHQQSYGHGYDEPKYESHAPTQHPYGGHGSAQPVYSQTQPGYAAQQYGKPQPYGQGPHPQSYAPPRATQPGEMPYQGSAPAQSYGPNATPQQPYPYQSSGQMQQSYPPYGSAPAADAYNQPPPASGPVYPQQGGQPGYGQPGAQQAQGYAQVGPTGGYGPYAASQQGYPEQAAPNNAAYGYQGPQDPAYSGAPASAYSAPPSGQPGYAQPAPTQQGYDQSVPQSGGYGSAPATAPVAYGKTVSPQPGYAQYDSTQMYGAPR
- the LOC142618755 gene encoding uncharacterized protein LOC142618755 isoform X1, with product MAEEGFVVVGGSEAEEVVVAADPNPNSQPDHHKRKLEDLELGAPEHGHIADLNADPEEVPADGGGDGDGDDDDDEDDDGADVAEHVKRQRLDEKSDGSANENGYQQKEENGDEPVGENNEEPNVEGLQSEDAQPLAEEVRQTVADGEEAPSVENPEMGDAQQPSVEDSVTENAQDPSKVQNQEPFTEGADTTSRKMEVPNNKVGVLIGKAGDTIRYLQYNSGAKIQITRDADADPQSATRPVEIIGTLDSITKAEKLINAVIAEADAGGSPSLIARGLTTAQAAAASEQVQIQVPNEKVGLIIGRGGETIKGLQTRTGARIQVLIPQHLPEGDESKERTVRVTGDKKQIEMARELIKEVMSQPVRPSSFSGGFNQQAYRPRGSTGPPQWGPRGPHPAAYDYQHRGPYPSHNPQYPSPGYGGYHQQAPPRGNYSGGWEQRPSMQGPPSHTGGYDYYGGQGGHMSDAPASAQHSAPIPSHGHGPSHAAAMGPPSSQANYNYGQPQGPDYGHTAPYSQAAPHQQSYGHGYDEPKYESHAPTQHPYGGHGSAQPVYSQTQPGYAAQQYGKPQPYGQGPHPQSYAPPRATQPGEMPYQGSAPAQSYGPNATPQQPYPYQSSGQMQQSYPPYGSAPAADAYNQPPPASGPVYPQQGGQPGYGQPGAQQAQGYAQVGPTGGYGPYAASQQGYPEQAAPNNAAYGYQGPQDPAYSGAPASAYSAPPSGQPGYAQPAPTQQGYDQSVPQSGGYGSAPATAPVAYGKTVSPQPGYAQYDSTQMYGAPR